One Aerococcus urinaeequi DNA segment encodes these proteins:
- a CDS encoding acyl carrier protein — translation MTTFEKIQELITEQLDLEAGEVKATTNIREDIDADSLDLFQIINDIEDEFDIEIEDEEKINTVQDLVDYVEANK, via the coding sequence ATGACAACTTTTGAAAAAATCCAAGAATTGATCACTGAACAATTAGACTTAGAGGCTGGCGAAGTGAAAGCAACTACAAATATTCGTGAAGATATTGACGCTGACTCTTTAGACTTATTCCAAATCATTAATGACATCGAAGACGAATTCGATATCGAAATTGAAGATGAAGAAAAAATTAACACTGTTCAAGATTTAGTTGACTACGTAGAAGCAAACAAATAA
- the fabG gene encoding 3-oxoacyl-[acyl-carrier-protein] reductase, translating to MTENTQELKKTALVTGGSRGIGASIAHKFADQGYNIVIVSRSGSTENHIQALESKNVVVKDFKGDVTDTDFAKEIMTFIKANFQTIDVLVNNAGITRDTLLMRMKEADFDAVIDINLKGTFNFIQAASKLMMKQRQGAIINIASVIGQMGNVGQANYAASKAGILGLTKAAARELGMRGVTVNAIAPGYIETEMTDEIPEKAKTAMLENIPLQKLGQPSDIAEAVYFLANQSYITGTTLDVNGGLYMN from the coding sequence ATGACTGAGAATACACAAGAATTAAAGAAAACAGCCCTTGTCACAGGCGGTAGCCGTGGTATTGGTGCAAGCATCGCTCACAAGTTTGCAGACCAAGGATACAATATTGTCATTGTTTCCCGCTCTGGTTCTACTGAAAACCATATCCAGGCTTTAGAAAGCAAAAATGTTGTTGTGAAGGATTTCAAGGGTGACGTAACGGATACCGATTTTGCCAAAGAAATCATGACTTTCATCAAAGCAAATTTCCAAACCATCGATGTATTAGTGAATAATGCTGGTATTACCCGCGACACGCTACTAATGCGTATGAAAGAAGCAGATTTCGATGCAGTGATCGATATTAACTTAAAAGGGACATTCAATTTCATTCAAGCAGCTAGCAAACTAATGATGAAGCAACGTCAAGGTGCCATTATTAATATTGCATCAGTGATTGGTCAAATGGGTAACGTTGGTCAAGCTAACTATGCAGCTTCAAAAGCGGGGATTCTTGGATTAACGAAGGCTGCAGCACGTGAATTAGGTATGCGTGGTGTCACAGTTAATGCCATTGCACCAGGCTACATTGAAACTGAAATGACAGATGAAATTCCAGAAAAAGCCAAAACGGCTATGCTGGAAAATATTCCTTTACAAAAACTTGGACAACCATCGGACATCGCTGAAGCCGTGTACTTCTTAGCTAACCAAAGCTATATCACAGGTACAACGCTTGATGTCAACGGTGGCTTGTATATGAATTAG
- the accB gene encoding acetyl-CoA carboxylase biotin carboxyl carrier protein, which yields MKHEEIKDLISQIDSSTIQEFSFQTQADSLYISKIKERQTQTEHTASTSANQQATTNAEATPPAVAQETKSNETIAPATEAAATPSAPATSAGKTIDSPLVGVVYLAKNPDQPAFKKVGDSVEAGETVCIVEAMKVMNEIPADISGTVVNVLVEDGQVVEFGQPLFEISE from the coding sequence TTGAAACACGAAGAAATTAAAGATTTAATCAGCCAGATTGATTCGTCTACGATTCAAGAGTTTTCATTCCAAACACAAGCGGATTCTTTATATATTTCCAAAATTAAAGAACGCCAAACACAAACTGAACACACTGCAAGCACAAGCGCGAATCAACAAGCTACCACAAACGCAGAAGCTACACCTCCTGCAGTAGCCCAAGAGACGAAGAGTAATGAAACTATAGCGCCTGCCACAGAAGCAGCAGCAACACCTAGTGCACCTGCTACGTCAGCTGGCAAAACGATTGACAGTCCTTTAGTTGGTGTTGTTTATCTAGCTAAGAACCCTGATCAACCAGCCTTCAAGAAAGTAGGCGACAGCGTTGAAGCTGGTGAAACTGTGTGTATCGTTGAAGCGATGAAAGTGATGAACGAAATTCCAGCTGATATTTCTGGAACAGTCGTGAACGTCTTAGTTGAAGACGGCCAAGTTGTTGAATTCGGCCAACCATTATTTGAAATTAGCGAATAA
- the fabD gene encoding ACP S-malonyltransferase gives MAIAFLYAGQGAQYSGMGQDLLNHHPEIATYFDKASEVLGYSMKDLCFQEDTELNQTEYTQPAILTVSTAFTALLREAGITADYLAGLSLGEYTALVEAGVLSFEDAVDLVSHRGRFMQAAAPAGAGKMVAVMKAERALIEEICQQVREASGQYVAPANYNTPKQIVIGGDASAVDTAVAKLTEAGVKKMVELNVSGPFHTALLSQASDQLADYLDKFDFKPQRVPVISNTTATAHQDGQVKDLLIQQVMKPVKWSDSIEHLIEQGVDTVIEIGPGKTLSSFMKQINKEIKIYRVEDEETLQATIAGLKG, from the coding sequence ATGGCAATAGCTTTTTTATACGCTGGTCAAGGCGCACAGTATTCAGGGATGGGGCAAGACTTACTCAACCATCATCCTGAGATTGCAACTTACTTTGACAAAGCCTCAGAAGTTCTAGGCTATTCAATGAAAGACCTATGCTTTCAAGAAGATACAGAATTAAATCAAACAGAATACACACAACCCGCTATTTTAACCGTATCAACAGCCTTTACAGCCCTTCTAAGGGAGGCAGGCATTACAGCCGACTACCTAGCTGGATTAAGCTTAGGCGAGTACACAGCCCTTGTTGAAGCGGGCGTATTGTCCTTTGAAGATGCGGTTGATTTAGTGAGCCATCGTGGTCGTTTTATGCAAGCAGCTGCGCCTGCAGGTGCCGGCAAAATGGTAGCCGTGATGAAAGCTGAACGCGCTTTAATAGAAGAGATTTGCCAGCAAGTGCGCGAAGCTTCTGGTCAATACGTTGCACCAGCAAACTACAATACACCAAAACAAATCGTAATCGGTGGTGACGCTTCGGCAGTAGATACTGCAGTTGCTAAGTTGACTGAAGCAGGCGTGAAGAAAATGGTGGAATTAAACGTTTCTGGTCCTTTCCACACGGCCTTATTATCACAAGCAAGTGACCAATTAGCTGATTATTTAGACAAATTTGATTTTAAGCCACAAAGAGTACCGGTTATTTCAAATACAACAGCTACAGCGCACCAGGATGGACAAGTAAAAGACTTGTTAATCCAACAAGTGATGAAGCCAGTTAAATGGTCAGATTCAATTGAACACTTAATTGAACAAGGGGTAGATACGGTCATTGAAATTGGCCCTGGTAAAACCTTGTCTTCATTTATGAAACAAATCAATAAAGAGATTAAGATTTACCGAGTTGAAGACGAAGAAACCCTGCAGGCAACTATCGCAGGATTGAAAGGATAA
- a CDS encoding ribonuclease HI family protein: MIKIAIDGSVDGQFGPAGVGMVIVHDGQQRQEKYPLSGEMDNHEAEFHALLLLLEKLQAEGLKNEWILCQTDSKIVFDAVNKRFHKRDPYKSLLKAILNQLDHFPMFNLKWVPDQANRGADNLARQAMHQAKKISNQQD, translated from the coding sequence ATGATAAAAATAGCCATAGACGGGTCAGTGGATGGGCAATTTGGGCCAGCAGGCGTTGGTATGGTCATTGTCCATGACGGGCAACAGCGACAAGAGAAATACCCTTTAAGTGGGGAAATGGACAACCATGAGGCCGAATTCCATGCTCTGCTATTATTGTTAGAAAAATTGCAGGCTGAGGGATTGAAAAATGAGTGGATCTTGTGTCAAACAGACTCCAAAATCGTCTTTGATGCCGTTAATAAGAGATTCCATAAACGCGACCCCTATAAAAGTTTGTTAAAGGCCATTTTAAATCAACTAGACCATTTTCCCATGTTTAATCTAAAGTGGGTGCCGGACCAAGCCAATAGGGGGGCAGATAACTTAGCCCGTCAAGCCATGCACCAGGCCAAGAAAATAAGCAACCAGCAGGACTAA
- the fabZ gene encoding 3-hydroxyacyl-ACP dehydratase FabZ, with protein sequence MTEYAERKEPVLTAMQVQEIIPNRFPISFVDRVDEIIPGEKVVARKNVTINEEFFVGHFPGNPVMPGALQVETMAQVGSIPLLSQPDFKNKIAYLAGLNNVKFRKNVVPGDVLEITVEIVKLKKRMGIGKGTIRNEYGEVCSEAEMTFIISNVDKVD encoded by the coding sequence ATGACTGAATATGCAGAACGTAAAGAACCTGTTCTAACAGCTATGCAGGTACAAGAAATCATCCCTAACCGTTTCCCAATCTCATTTGTGGACCGAGTGGATGAAATTATCCCAGGTGAAAAAGTTGTTGCCCGTAAAAACGTGACGATCAACGAAGAATTCTTTGTTGGTCACTTCCCAGGAAACCCTGTAATGCCTGGTGCTTTACAAGTAGAAACAATGGCACAAGTCGGCTCAATTCCATTATTATCTCAACCAGATTTTAAAAATAAAATCGCTTATTTAGCTGGTTTAAACAACGTGAAATTCCGTAAAAACGTTGTACCTGGTGACGTACTTGAAATCACAGTTGAAATTGTGAAATTGAAGAAACGTATGGGTATCGGTAAAGGAACTATCCGTAATGAATATGGCGAGGTTTGTTCAGAAGCAGAAATGACCTTTATCATTTCTAACGTAGATAAAGTCGACTAG
- the fabF gene encoding beta-ketoacyl-ACP synthase II yields the protein MTNRVVVTGMGAITPIGNDAKTFWTNLKAGEHGFGPITKFDAKDLNAKLVAEVKDFNPKDFMDRKEAKRMDLYSQYAVAAAIEAVADANLDVENADVDRIGVYLGTGIGGIQEIEKGVLKMQDKGIKRVNPLFVPVSISNMGAANISMHFGLKGPALTMVTACASANNAIGEAFRYIKHGYADVMIAGGAEGAINEIGLGGFDNLTATSDSTDPNRASIPFDKDRNGFVMGEGAGILVLESLESAQARGANIYAEIGGYGSTSDAYHLTAPSEDGSGAAKAMLNALEEGNIAKEEVSYINAHGTSTPANDSSETVAIKRAFGEELAYKIPVSSTKSSVGHLLGAAGAVEAIASIMAIQDSFIPATLGYKNPDPLCDLDIVPNVGREQEVNVVVSNTLGFGGHNTVIAFKKVGE from the coding sequence ATGACAAACAGAGTAGTCGTAACAGGTATGGGTGCTATTACACCTATCGGAAATGACGCAAAAACATTTTGGACCAATTTAAAAGCCGGCGAGCACGGCTTTGGGCCAATCACAAAATTTGATGCCAAAGATTTAAATGCGAAATTAGTGGCTGAAGTAAAAGACTTCAATCCAAAAGATTTCATGGACCGTAAAGAAGCAAAACGTATGGACTTATACAGTCAATACGCAGTAGCTGCAGCCATCGAAGCTGTTGCGGACGCGAATCTAGACGTTGAAAATGCTGACGTTGACCGTATCGGGGTTTACTTAGGTACTGGTATCGGTGGTATTCAAGAAATCGAAAAAGGTGTGTTAAAAATGCAAGATAAAGGGATCAAACGAGTGAATCCTTTATTCGTACCTGTTTCTATTTCAAATATGGGTGCTGCCAATATCTCTATGCACTTTGGCTTAAAAGGGCCAGCTTTAACTATGGTTACAGCTTGTGCTTCTGCTAACAATGCCATTGGTGAAGCTTTCCGTTATATTAAACATGGTTATGCAGATGTCATGATTGCTGGTGGTGCTGAAGGTGCGATTAACGAAATCGGTTTAGGTGGTTTCGACAACCTAACAGCGACAAGTGATTCAACTGATCCAAACCGCGCTTCAATCCCATTCGATAAGGACCGTAATGGTTTTGTGATGGGTGAAGGTGCTGGTATCTTGGTATTAGAATCCTTAGAATCAGCGCAAGCTCGTGGCGCAAACATCTATGCTGAAATCGGTGGTTACGGTTCTACTTCAGACGCTTACCACTTAACTGCGCCATCTGAAGATGGTTCTGGTGCAGCGAAAGCGATGTTAAACGCTTTAGAAGAAGGTAACATCGCTAAAGAAGAAGTTTCTTACATAAATGCTCACGGTACAAGTACCCCAGCAAATGATTCTTCTGAAACAGTTGCGATTAAACGTGCATTTGGTGAAGAATTGGCTTATAAAATTCCAGTTTCTTCTACAAAATCATCAGTTGGTCACTTACTAGGTGCTGCTGGTGCTGTTGAAGCCATTGCAAGTATCATGGCTATCCAAGATTCATTTATTCCAGCTACATTAGGCTACAAGAATCCAGATCCATTATGTGATTTAGATATCGTACCGAATGTTGGACGCGAACAAGAAGTAAACGTTGTTGTCAGCAACACTTTAGGTTTTGGTGGACACAACACAGTTATTGCCTTTAAAAAGGTTGGTGAATAA
- the accA gene encoding carboxyltransferase subunit alpha — MKQLLKTVEQPNAKITQKIPAEVVTASRDINRLTTSELAKKICDVFYEMHGDRRYGDDGAIVGGVGQINGRAVTIVGTEKGHSVQENIKRNFGSPHAEGYRKAIRLFEQAEKFNRPVITIVNTSGAFCDVEAEDRGIGQAIAESMQTMAGLTVPTITILMGEGGSGGALALAVSNKVWMMENAMYSVLSPEGFATILWKDPSRVPEAAEYMKFTAPDLLNFKVIDQIIPEHYGKKALDHDVQAQLIKEMVLEEFDQQLAMSKADLIAAKEARFNQF; from the coding sequence ATGAAACAATTATTAAAAACCGTTGAGCAACCTAATGCGAAAATTACGCAAAAAATCCCTGCAGAAGTGGTAACAGCTTCACGTGATATCAACCGATTAACCACGTCTGAATTGGCTAAGAAAATCTGTGACGTCTTTTATGAGATGCATGGTGACCGTCGTTATGGTGATGACGGTGCGATTGTTGGTGGTGTCGGACAAATTAATGGCCGCGCAGTTACAATTGTTGGAACTGAAAAAGGCCACTCGGTTCAAGAAAATATCAAGCGTAACTTTGGGTCGCCTCATGCTGAGGGTTACCGTAAAGCCATTCGTTTGTTTGAACAAGCAGAAAAATTCAACCGTCCGGTGATTACCATTGTTAATACTTCCGGCGCCTTTTGTGACGTTGAAGCAGAAGACCGGGGGATTGGACAAGCCATTGCTGAATCTATGCAAACAATGGCTGGCTTAACTGTACCAACTATCACGATTTTAATGGGTGAAGGTGGGTCTGGTGGCGCGTTAGCCCTAGCTGTTTCAAATAAGGTATGGATGATGGAGAATGCCATGTATTCAGTCTTATCGCCAGAAGGGTTTGCAACAATTTTATGGAAAGACCCGAGTCGTGTACCTGAAGCTGCTGAATATATGAAATTCACGGCGCCTGACTTGCTGAATTTTAAGGTTATCGACCAAATTATCCCAGAGCATTACGGGAAAAAGGCTTTAGACCACGATGTTCAAGCACAATTGATTAAAGAAATGGTCTTGGAAGAATTTGACCAGCAATTGGCCATGTCAAAAGCAGATTTAATTGCTGCCAAAGAAGCACGCTTTAATCAATTCTAG
- the fabK gene encoding enoyl-[acyl-carrier-protein] reductase FabK yields MKTDFWERIGVEYPIIQGAMAWVADADLASAVSNAGGLGVIGTGHDPVDVVKAKVEKMQQLTDKPFAVNVMLLNEHVEEVVDYICQSGVKTITTGAGSPGKYMDRFNAAGISVIPVVASVGLAKRMEREGVHAVIVEGMESGGHVGRQTTMALLPQVTKALDIPVIAAGGIGDGRGMAAALMLGAVGIQVGTRFVVADESNAHDNFKERIIKAKDIDTVLTGESTGHPVRVLRNKLTKEYLKVEKEEASKANPDWDRLEALGSGALRRAVVEGNLDTGSFMAGQIAGLVDKRETVSEIIQSYMTECKETIAARASEWL; encoded by the coding sequence GTGAAAACAGATTTTTGGGAACGCATAGGTGTTGAATACCCAATTATCCAAGGTGCTATGGCTTGGGTTGCCGATGCGGATTTAGCATCAGCAGTTTCCAATGCTGGCGGACTTGGTGTAATTGGTACTGGGCATGATCCTGTTGATGTTGTAAAAGCCAAAGTTGAAAAGATGCAACAATTAACAGATAAACCATTCGCTGTAAATGTCATGTTGCTAAATGAACATGTCGAGGAAGTAGTGGATTATATCTGTCAATCTGGTGTGAAGACAATTACAACTGGTGCTGGATCTCCAGGTAAATATATGGATAGATTCAACGCAGCGGGAATTTCAGTCATTCCAGTGGTCGCTTCTGTCGGACTTGCAAAACGGATGGAACGTGAAGGCGTGCATGCGGTGATTGTTGAGGGGATGGAATCAGGTGGTCACGTGGGGCGACAAACTACCATGGCTTTATTACCACAAGTAACAAAAGCTTTGGATATCCCAGTCATTGCGGCTGGAGGTATTGGTGACGGTCGAGGAATGGCAGCAGCACTTATGTTAGGTGCGGTTGGTATTCAAGTAGGGACACGTTTTGTTGTTGCAGATGAATCAAATGCCCATGATAACTTTAAAGAGCGTATCATTAAGGCAAAAGATATCGACACTGTATTAACTGGCGAATCTACTGGACATCCAGTCCGTGTATTACGGAACAAATTGACCAAAGAATATCTTAAAGTAGAAAAAGAAGAAGCAAGTAAGGCTAATCCTGATTGGGACAGACTTGAAGCGCTTGGATCAGGTGCTTTACGTCGTGCTGTTGTTGAAGGGAATTTAGACACGGGTTCATTTATGGCCGGCCAAATTGCCGGATTAGTGGATAAACGTGAAACAGTTTCAGAAATTATTCAATCATATATGACGGAATGTAAAGAAACAATTGCTGCTCGAGCAAGTGAATGGCTTTAA
- the gpsB gene encoding cell division regulator GpsB, translated as MADRNLTTKDILQKEFKPALRGFNTEEVDEFLDLIIRDYESYEKEIASLKNELERAKHSTGTSESGRQATNQRSKSTTVPQSKGTTNYDILRRLSKLEKAVFGGQNAKAENTVDASEENEDDTKDHTIIFENN; from the coding sequence ATGGCTGATCGTAACTTGACGACAAAAGATATTTTACAGAAAGAATTTAAACCTGCCCTTCGTGGATTCAACACAGAGGAAGTAGATGAATTCTTAGATTTAATTATTCGTGACTATGAGTCATATGAAAAAGAAATTGCCTCACTTAAGAATGAGTTAGAACGTGCAAAACACTCAACTGGTACAAGTGAAAGTGGACGCCAAGCCACTAACCAACGCTCAAAATCTACAACAGTACCTCAATCAAAAGGTACAACCAACTACGATATTCTACGTCGCTTGTCTAAGTTAGAAAAAGCTGTATTCGGTGGCCAAAACGCCAAAGCCGAAAATACAGTAGATGCTAGCGAAGAGAACGAAGACGATACGAAAGATCATACTATTATTTTTGAAAATAACTAG
- the accD gene encoding acetyl-CoA carboxylase, carboxyltransferase subunit beta, with translation MALKRRKAYIPMPEEDQAKSSLPTDPNNQAFVPDGMWQKCPQCHQTILTDDLGAEKICPHCQYHFRISSSERLANVVDKGTFVEMFQLRDNRNEDPLSFPKYLEKKEKARATTGLDEAVVTGVGEIFGYRTAIGVMDSFFMMGSMGTGLGEKIKNLFNYATEHQLPVVLFTASGGARMQEGTLSLMQMAKISIAVQNHSKAGLLYIPVLTDPTTGGVTASFAMEGDITIAEPGALIGFAGKRVIEQTIRQQLPEGFQTAEHQLQHGFIDMIVERWRQKIVIAELLQMHGVAKGGARFES, from the coding sequence ATGGCATTAAAACGCAGAAAAGCATATATTCCTATGCCAGAGGAAGATCAAGCAAAATCGAGCTTGCCTACAGATCCAAATAACCAAGCCTTCGTGCCAGATGGCATGTGGCAAAAATGTCCGCAGTGTCACCAAACGATTCTAACGGATGACTTGGGTGCTGAAAAAATCTGTCCACATTGCCAATACCACTTTAGAATTTCATCTAGTGAGCGATTAGCAAACGTAGTGGACAAAGGCACTTTTGTTGAAATGTTTCAACTAAGGGATAACCGCAATGAAGATCCTCTTTCTTTTCCAAAGTATCTGGAAAAGAAAGAAAAAGCGCGCGCTACAACTGGTTTAGACGAAGCTGTCGTAACTGGTGTGGGTGAAATCTTCGGCTACCGAACTGCCATTGGTGTGATGGACTCATTTTTCATGATGGGGTCTATGGGGACTGGTTTAGGTGAGAAAATTAAAAACTTGTTTAACTATGCAACTGAACACCAGTTACCAGTCGTCCTGTTTACCGCTTCTGGTGGTGCCCGGATGCAAGAAGGCACACTGTCTTTAATGCAAATGGCTAAGATTTCCATTGCTGTTCAAAATCATTCTAAGGCTGGTTTATTATATATTCCCGTCTTAACTGACCCAACGACTGGTGGTGTAACGGCATCGTTTGCTATGGAAGGGGATATTACCATTGCTGAACCAGGGGCCTTAATCGGTTTCGCTGGTAAACGGGTAATTGAACAGACGATTAGACAACAATTGCCTGAAGGTTTCCAAACGGCTGAACACCAACTGCAACACGGTTTTATCGATATGATTGTTGAACGTTGGCGCCAAAAAATCGTAATTGCTGAGCTATTACAAATGCACGGTGTCGCTAAAGGAGGTGCTCGATTTGAGAGTTAG
- the accC gene encoding acetyl-CoA carboxylase biotin carboxylase subunit: protein MINKVLIANRGEIAVRIIRTCIELGIETVAVYSTADKDALHVKLADEAVCIGGPKSVDSYLNMQAILSAAVVTNVQAIHPGFGFLAENSKFAKLCAEMNIEFIGPSPEVIDLMGDKQNARDTMNAAKVQTVPGSDGILESPGAGIEIAKKVGYPVLLKATSGGGGKGMRMVHEESHFADAYYEASREAKNAFGDDRLYMEKVIFPAHHIEVQILGDKFGNVIHLGERECSMQRNHQKVIEETPSPFITEKTRAQVTQAAVRAAEQLNYESAGTIEFLVDADQNYYFMEMNTRIQVEHPITEMVTGVDIVAQQLRIASGLPLAYEQKDITFTGHALECRINAEMPEKNFMPSSGTFEFAHFPAGGLGIRVDSGIYAGYKLPPYYDSMVAKLITHGDNRPQAINRMLRAVSEMTIKGVATNQQFQYDLLFDEAFVKGNYTNDYLEANFLPEWAKSHQA, encoded by the coding sequence ATGATTAATAAAGTATTAATAGCGAATAGGGGCGAAATTGCCGTCCGCATTATTCGTACATGTATTGAATTGGGAATCGAAACAGTGGCTGTGTATTCAACCGCTGATAAGGATGCCCTACATGTGAAATTGGCTGACGAAGCAGTCTGCATCGGAGGGCCAAAATCAGTCGATTCTTATTTGAATATGCAAGCCATTCTTTCGGCAGCTGTGGTCACGAACGTGCAAGCTATCCACCCAGGTTTTGGTTTCCTAGCAGAAAACAGCAAATTTGCCAAATTATGCGCAGAAATGAATATTGAGTTTATCGGGCCAAGCCCAGAAGTGATTGACTTGATGGGGGACAAGCAAAATGCTAGAGATACCATGAATGCAGCCAAAGTACAGACCGTTCCTGGTTCTGATGGTATCTTGGAAAGTCCTGGAGCTGGAATTGAGATTGCCAAAAAAGTTGGCTACCCAGTCTTATTGAAAGCAACTTCTGGTGGTGGTGGTAAAGGGATGCGGATGGTACATGAAGAAAGCCATTTCGCAGATGCATACTATGAGGCATCACGTGAAGCAAAAAATGCTTTTGGTGATGACCGTTTATACATGGAGAAAGTTATTTTCCCAGCCCACCATATCGAGGTTCAAATCTTAGGGGATAAATTCGGCAACGTCATCCATTTAGGTGAACGTGAGTGTTCAATGCAACGGAACCATCAAAAGGTGATTGAAGAGACGCCAAGTCCCTTTATTACTGAAAAGACGCGGGCCCAAGTGACTCAAGCAGCGGTTCGAGCGGCTGAGCAATTAAATTATGAATCTGCTGGTACCATTGAGTTTTTAGTGGATGCAGATCAAAATTATTATTTCATGGAAATGAATACGCGTATTCAAGTTGAACACCCAATTACGGAAATGGTTACGGGTGTTGATATTGTAGCTCAACAGCTACGGATTGCTTCTGGCTTACCTTTAGCCTATGAACAAAAAGACATTACCTTTACTGGTCATGCCTTGGAGTGCCGGATCAATGCAGAAATGCCAGAAAAAAACTTTATGCCATCTTCAGGCACGTTTGAATTTGCGCATTTTCCAGCGGGCGGTTTAGGCATTCGTGTGGATTCTGGCATTTATGCTGGCTACAAGTTGCCACCTTACTATGATTCTATGGTAGCGAAACTGATTACGCATGGTGATAATCGTCCACAAGCCATCAACCGTATGCTGCGTGCTGTGTCAGAAATGACCATTAAGGGTGTAGCGACAAACCAACAATTCCAATACGACCTACTATTTGATGAGGCCTTTGTAAAAGGGAATTATACCAATGATTATCTTGAAGCCAACTTCTTACCTGAATGGGCGAAGAGTCATCAAGCATAA
- a CDS encoding THUMP domain-containing class I SAM-dependent RNA methyltransferase encodes MTKYPLIATAAAGIEALVGKELRDMGYEVQVENGRARFEGSLDDVAHTNINLRTADRIKIVMGDFKAITFDQLFESTKAIPWEDILPMDAEFPVSGKSVNSKLHSVPNVQKIVKKAIVNRLSDHYHRRGMLPETGAKYPIEVSIHKDEALITIDTSGSSLFKRGYRTEKGGAPLKENMAAALVKLTNWFPDKPFYDPTCGSGTLTIEAALIGKNIAPGINRAFISEEWDIFNNREYSKAREAAKAAIRHDIQLDIMGSDIDHRMIEIAKANAEAAGVGDQIEFKQMQLSDFTTTKEYGVIVANPPYGERLNDEDYVHKLYKQMGDLYRPMKTWSKYILTSDLAFEEYYGEKATKKRKLYNGAIRTDLFQYWGARKPRPKKVEAE; translated from the coding sequence ATGACAAAATATCCACTTATCGCAACAGCTGCCGCAGGGATTGAAGCCCTAGTCGGTAAAGAATTACGTGACATGGGTTACGAGGTCCAAGTAGAAAATGGCCGTGCCCGCTTTGAAGGAAGTCTTGATGACGTAGCCCACACAAATATTAACTTACGGACTGCGGACCGTATCAAAATCGTCATGGGCGATTTCAAAGCCATCACCTTCGACCAATTGTTTGAATCGACTAAGGCCATCCCTTGGGAAGACATTCTTCCAATGGACGCAGAATTTCCAGTATCAGGTAAATCAGTCAATTCAAAATTGCATTCTGTTCCTAACGTGCAAAAAATCGTGAAAAAAGCGATTGTTAACCGTCTGAGCGACCACTACCACCGCCGTGGTATGCTACCTGAAACAGGCGCTAAATACCCTATCGAAGTGAGCATCCACAAGGACGAAGCCTTGATAACTATTGATACGTCTGGCTCTTCCCTATTTAAGCGTGGTTACCGTACTGAAAAAGGTGGCGCACCACTTAAAGAAAACATGGCTGCAGCTCTTGTTAAATTAACTAACTGGTTCCCTGACAAGCCATTTTACGATCCAACATGCGGTTCAGGTACCCTAACCATTGAAGCAGCATTAATCGGGAAAAATATTGCCCCAGGGATTAACCGCGCCTTCATTTCTGAGGAATGGGATATCTTCAATAACCGCGAATATTCAAAAGCCCGCGAAGCGGCTAAAGCGGCTATCCGTCATGACATTCAATTAGATATCATGGGATCAGATATTGATCACCGGATGATTGAAATCGCAAAAGCCAATGCAGAAGCAGCTGGTGTTGGGGATCAAATTGAATTCAAACAAATGCAATTATCTGACTTCACAACGACGAAAGAATACGGCGTGATCGTAGCCAACCCACCATATGGTGAGCGTTTGAATGACGAAGATTACGTGCATAAGTTATACAAACAAATGGGAGATCTTTACCGTCCAATGAAAACTTGGAGTAAATACATCCTGACGTCTGACTTAGCCTTTGAAGAATACTACGGTGAGAAAGCTACTAAGAAACGTAAATTATACAATGGGGCTATCCGTACTGACCTATTCCAATACTGGGGCGCGCGCAAACCACGTCCTAAAAAAGTAGAGGCAGAATAA